One region of Alosa sapidissima isolate fAloSap1 chromosome 1, fAloSap1.pri, whole genome shotgun sequence genomic DNA includes:
- the LOC121683280 gene encoding zinc finger protein 431-like encodes MGRFCAVPNCGKIRGQTSCHRLPFNDPERLKLWLEFLGLDVSTPVEDLQKADHRVCGLHFTNEDFAEGRKKSPKKLFRLRNTAVPTLSPGTTELEELGGEVSDVRQNLPEGRNASPQETSTAEEPTTDLRHVLPSGPTLQRCDTQRESTTVQGRNGLMEDVVVKIVCLLELFQKCLGCYSDACSITTERKGLEFHVVQQCWSCGKTRNWASHPPDHQPPDPTVSQETPQESEPLPEDVEEEEDEEEDVEEEDEEEEDEKEKRKSKRKRKDSDEEWDPSSEEFMETSSEDSEGVDEGEEHILQVAWCCDCGEEASARCFKQKHLQLYCCVKCGYKVGDQELDCTDGQHTISPEAPTAADQESSCDVSQAAERACSPDANSSNKQTASSDRLEDSNSISNQGVINCDELHKTRNGNQGLNSSSSCHRVCSDTKQGSVSSSDHRGTRNESPEDTSSRNQGGNTASEVESSNSCHQETSAANEERRHPPKYAVYFSDLYSLQTHVEYSHGHKRELCPDCGKFIDRHDGRTSHVCDHKVKLLSCLTCGKRCVNEVGLRKHSRVHTEDYVLPCQCCYKKFRFQKDKREHEETHKGESLKYRCSECPKRFADRSSRNAHRKTHWKHGRFFCKVCDKGFPDPHHLKRHELVHTGVKPYSCKLCNCSFNQPGHLKSHMRLHTGERPFKCQDCGQCFNHNISLKNHIQRKHGPAAEVGEGGDWGQIDHRNWV; translated from the exons ATGGGGCGATTTTGTGCAGTTCCAAATTGCGGGAAAATTCGTGGCCAAACAAGTTGCCACAGACTTCCTTTCAACGACCCAGAAAGGCTAAAGTTGTGGCTGGAATTTCTGGGGTTGGATGTGAGCACACCTGTTGAGGATCTGCAGAAAGCTGATCACCGTGTCTGCGGTCTGCATTTTACTAATGAGGACTTCGCTGAAGGTCGAAAGAAGTCACCCAAAAAGCTCTTTCGCCTGAGAAATACAGCGGTTCCCACATTAAGTCCTGGGACGACAGAGTTGGAAGAACTTGGG GGTGAGGTGAGTGATGTCCGACAGAACCTACCAGAAGGACGGAATGCTTCCCCTCAGGAAACCTCCACTGCTGAAGAGCCTACGACAGATTTACGACATGTTCTCCCTTCAGGGCCCACGCTACAACGATGTG ATACCCAGAGAGAGTCCACCACTGTACAAGGCAG GAACGGCCTAATGGAGGATGTCGTTGTGAAGATTGTTTGCCTGCTAGAGCTGTTCCAGAAGTGCTTAGGGTGCTACAGTGATGCCTGCAGTATCACTACAGAACGCAAGGGACTTGAGTTCCACGTGGTGCAGCAGTGCTGGAGCTGTGGCAAGACCAGGAACTGGGCGAGCCATCCTCCAGACCACCAGCCACCTGACCCAACAGTCTCTCAAGAA ACACCTCAAGAGTCAGAGCCCTTACCCGAAgacgtggaggaggaggaggatgaagaggaagatgtggaggaggaggatgaagaggaggaagatgagaagGAGAAACGGAAGTCAAAGAGGAAAAGGAAGGACAGTGATGAAGAGTGGGATCCGAGTTCAGAAGAGTTCATGGAGACGAGCAGCGAGGATTCTGAAGGTGTTGATGAAGGGGAGGAGCATATTCTCCAGGTTGCGTGGTGCTGTGACTGTGGAGAGGAGGCCAGTGCCCGCTGCTTCAAGCAGAAACACCTGCAGCTCTACTGCTGTGTTAAGTGTGGCTACAAGGTCGGTGACCAGGAGCTGGACTGCACAGACGGCCAACACACCATCAGCCCAGAGGCCCCTACTGCTGCAGACCAAGAGAGCTCTTGTGATGTTAGCCAAGCAGCTGAACGCGCATGCAGCCCAGACGCCAACAGCAGTAACAAACAAACTGCTTCCAGTGATCGTCTTGAAGATTCAAATAGCATTAGCAATCAAGGGGTCATAAACTGTGATGAGCTGCATAAAACCAGAAATGGCAACCAAGGGttaaacagcagcagcagctgccacAGAGTCTGTAGCGATACAAAACAGGGTTCTGTGAGCAGCAGCGACCACAGAGGTACCAGAAATGAAAGCCCAGAAGACACCAGCAGTAGAAATCAGGGCGGTAACACTGCGTCTGAAGTCGAGTCGTCTAACAGCTGCCACCAGGAAACTAGTGCAGCAAATGAGGAGAGACGACACCCTCCAAAATATGCCGTCTACTTCAGTGATCTGTACAGCCTGCAGACCCATGTGGAATACTCTCATGGTCATAAACGTGAGCTCTGTCCAGACTGTGGAAAGTTTATCGACAGGCACGACGGCCGGACTTCGCATGTCTGTGATCACAAAGTGAAGCTGCTCTCGTGTCTGACTTGTGGCAAGCGTTGCGTCAATGAGGTAGGCCTCCGTAAACACAGTCGTGTGCACACTGAAGACTATGTGCTTCCCTGTCAATGCTGCTACAAGAAGTTCAGGTTCCAGAAAGACAAGCGGGAGCACGAGGAGACCCACAAGGGGGAGAGCCTGAAGTACCGCTGCTCCGAGTGCCCCAAACGGTTTGCAGATCGCTCCAGTCGAAACGCTCACAGGAAGACCCACTGGAAACATGGCAGGTTCTTCTGCAAAGTGTGTGACAAGGGCTTCCCCGATCCCCATCACCTCAAGAGACATGAGTTGGTCCATACGGGAGTGAAGCCCTACAGCTGTAAGCTATGCAACTGTTCCTTCAACCAACCAGGCCATCTCAAGTCCCACATGCGCCTCCACACAGGGGAGAGACCTTTCAAGTGCCAGGACTGTGGGCAGTGCTTCAACCACAACATCAGCCTCAAGAACCACATCCAGCGCAAACATGGACCAGCAGCtgaggtgggggagggaggagattGGGGACAAATAGACCATAGGAACTGGGTCTGA